GAAGCGTTTGTTATGCATCATTACAGTGGTGCTTTGCGTTCAATGTAATTTGTAAAGTAATTAGTTTGAAATTATTTAACCCTTGTGTTTGGATCAAAATGACCCATTTTGAATAACAACTATGGGCCATAAATATTGTTCATATCGTTGACAACTGAAATGAAGGTAATATATATTGAGTACTTTTGAATAAATTCTACATTTGGATTGGTATAAAATCCAAAACTGACTTGAGTCAATGTGACCAGTGAACAGTACATCCATTGCTAATTAGTGAACAGAGGTTGAAGGTTCATGACATAAGGTTGGGCTTCATCAGATCAAATTGGGATGTATTGTACATCTGAAAAATACCTTTTAAACATCTTTGTAAACTCCTAGTAGACAGATTTATGGGTATTAACAccattctttcttttctttcaggTCTTGTTATGTCCTCTGTCATGGCCAAAATGGACCAAAATGGTTTTTCCACAAACCCCCTAATCAATGCCACCACTGAAGTAACTCCAGGGTATACATTAaaaggtatgtatgtgtgtatatatatatatatttatatttaaaaaaTGATCAGATTTATTGCATGAGTTTGAGAACCATGCTTTGGGTTGAAGGTGCCAAAAAGTGCCCTCCCTTAGAGAACGACATTTAGAATCATCGCAAAGTTCACAAAGATTTTAATTTTCCTGGTTGATCACGTCAGTCATTTTCTGCCTCTCTCTATGAGTGACTTTTTGTCAATGTGACCCAGCCACTGGGGGTGCACAAGTCAGTGTATTCTCAGTGCCGGTCCAaagcccggataaatgaggaggattgtgtcaggaagggcatccagtgtaaaacctttgccaaatcaaatatgtggatcataaataagatttccataccggactggtcaaggcccgggttaccaacgactgccgctggtactgttgaccagcagggtatcagtggaaactatgctactgttgggcgaaggagagaggggagaggcatgtccagaggcagcgggcgaggaggaagagtgagagtgtggaggtgagagtgagaactttgaatgttggcactatgactggtaaagggaaagagctggctgatatgatggagagaaggaaggtagatatactgtgtgtgcaagagaccagggggaaggggagtaaggccagaagcatcggaggtggtttcaaactcttctaccgtggaaggagaaattgggtaggggtaattctgaagggagagtatgtcaagagtgtgttgggggtgaagagagtgtgggacagaatgatgagtatgaagctggaaattgaaggtgtgatgatgaatgttatcagcgcatatgccccacaagttgggtgtgagatggaagagaaagaagaattatgCTGTGGgttggatgaaatggtggagaCGGTAtccaaaggaggagagagtgctgattggagcggacttcaatgggcatgttggtgaagggaacagcggtgatgaggaggtgatgggcaggtatggtgcccAGGAGAGGAATTTGGAGggacagatgatggtggattttgggaaaaggatggaaatggctgtggtgaatgcatatttcaatagagggaggaacacagggttatgtataagagtggaggacagTACACACAGGTGGgcaatatcttatgcaggaggcacgatctgaaagggattggggaCTGCAAGTTGGTCACAGGGGAGAATGTCGCTAAGCAACATTAGATGGTGGTTTGTGGGATGTTTTTGGAGACCGAGAAGATGAAGAGAGCgaagacagagccaaggatcaaagagtggaagttgaagaaggaagactgttgtgtggagttcagggaggagttaagacaggcactgactgggtggtagtgaagagttgccgtttGGCTAGGCAACCTCTGCAGaactagtgagggagacagctaggaaggtacttggtgtgtcatctggacagaagaaggaagacaaggagacttggtggtggaatgagggagtacagtaaagtatatagaggaagaggttggcaaagaagaagtgggatagtcagagagattaaaaaataggagtacaaggagatgcggcgtaaATTAAAGAGAGAGGTGtcgaaggaaaaggaaaaggcatatggcaaGTTGTATGACAGGATGGGGACTAAGGAaggggaaaaggacttgtaccaattggcaagacagaggaaccgagctgggaaggatgtgcagcaggttagagcaATGAAGGATTGAGATGGAaaagtgctgacaagcaaggaaagtgtgttgagaaggtggaagaagtactttgaggggctggtgaatgaagaaaatgagagagaaggcgatgtggggatagtgactcaggaagtgcggtggattagtaaggagaaagtgagggcagctatgaagaggatgaagagtggaaaggcggttggtccagctGACATACTtgcggaggcatggaggtgtttaggagagattgcagtggagtttttaactagattgcttaacacaatcttggaaagggagagaatGCCTGAGGcttggaaaagaagcatactggtactgattttcaagaataagggtgatgtgcagagctgtagtaactacagaggtacaaagttgatcagccacagcatgaagttatgggaaagagttgtggaagctaggttaagaggagcggtgatgattagtgagcatcagtatggtttcatgccacgaaagatcattacagatgtgatgtttgcttttggaatgttgatggagaagtatagagaaggttagatgagttacattgtgtctttgtggatttagagagagtatatgacagggtgctgagagaggtgtggtattgtatgaggaagttgggagtggcagagaagtatataagagttgtgcaggatatgtacgagggcagtttgacagtggtgaggtgtgcggtaggaatgacggatgggttcaaggtggaggtggggattacatcaaggatgagctcttagccctttcttgtttgcaatggtgatggacaggttgacggacgagatcaggcaggagtctccatggatgatgatgttcgcggatgacattgtgatctgtcgcgagagtagggagcaggttgagcagAGCCCAGAGAGGTGGagatgtgcactggagagaagaggaatgaaagtcagtcggagcaagacagaatatatatgcatgaatgagagggaggacagcggaatggtgaggatgcaaggagtagaggtgatgaaagtgtatgagtttaaatacttggggtcaactgttcaaagtaacagggagtgcggaaggaaggtaaagaagagagtgcaggcagggtggaatgagTTGAGAAGAGTACCAGGAgttatttgcgacagaaaggtaccagtaagagttaaagggaaggtttacaagatggtggtgagaccagctatgttttatggtttggagatgatggcactggcgaaaagagaggaggtggagctggagctggcagagctgaagatgctaacgttttcgttgggagtgacgaaggacgggattaggagcgagtatattagagggacagctcaggttggacggtttggagacaaagcaagagacacaAGAtcgagatgatttggacatgtgtggaggagagatgctgagtatggagctgccaggcaagaggaaaagaggaagactaaggaggtttatggatgtggtgagggaggacatgcaggtggctggggtgacagaggaagatgcagaggataggaagcgatggaaacggatgatccactgtggcgacccctaacaggagtagctgaaagtagtcgtagtagtaactTGAGCTGTGTTTCAAGTACCCACTGTTAAACTACATTATCCCCTTCCATAAAATGGAAGAGGATAATGTTTGGACACCAAGAAGATAATGTTTCCTCCACAcatttggacatatgtggaggagaggtgctgggtatattgggagaaggattcttaatatggagctgccaaggaagaggaaaagaggaaggcaaaagaggaggtttatgcatgtggtgagggaggacatgcaggtggctggtgtgacagaagaagctacagaggacaggaagaaatggaaacggatgatccgctgtggcgacccctaacaggagcagccaaaagtagtactagtagtagatcCTCTTCCATTTTATACTGCCTAGTCATACTTCTGCGGTCATTTTGGGGAAAGTAACGCAAAAGTACTGCAATCAGTAACGCATTACTCTACATAGACAGCAATATTGTAAAGTAACTCATTACTTTGAAATGAAAATAACTAGTAATATGTAATCCATTACATTTTCAAAGTAACTTGCCCAACTCTGAttactgatctgtctgtcttcagACTCAACAATAAGCAGCTCCTACAAAATGAAATGTTTGCTATCCATCATTACAGTACAGTAATGTAGCCTAATTCATTTGAAATTATTTAACCCTTGTGTTGTGTTAGAGTCAAAATGACCCATTTTGAATAACAGCTATGGGCCATAAATATTGTTCATGTCGATGACAACTGAAATGAAGCCAAGCTTTATTGAGCACTTTTGAATAAATTCTACATTTAGATTGGTATAAAATTCAAAACTGGCTTGAGTCAGTATGGCCAGCAAACAGTACATCCATTGCTAATTAGTGAACAGAGGTTGAAGGTTCATGACTTAAGGTTGGGCTTCGTTAGATCTAATTGGGATGTATTGTACATCTGCAAAATACCTTTTAAAAATCTTTGTAATCTCCTAGTGGACAGATTTATGGGTATTAACACCATCCTCTCTTTTCTTTCAGGTCTTGTTATGTCCTCTGTCATGGCACAAGAGCAGACAAGAGAGGGAGACCAAAATAGATTTTCCACCAAACCCCAAATCAATGCCACCACTGAAACGAATCAAACCTATAAATTCACAGGTATAAAAGATCAGATTTATCGCATGAGTTTGAGAACAATGCTTGTGGGTTAAAGGCGCATGAAAAGTGCCCTCACTTAGAGAACGACATTTAGAATCACCACAAAGTTCACAAAAATTTTGATTTTCCTGATTGATCACGTCCGTCGTTTTCTGCCTCTGCGATTGACTTTTTGAGTAAATTATCTAATTGTTTGGACTTGAACCCTTTACAGCTCCAATGGATCAAAACCAATCTGCTCAAAGTAGTATGTCAACAACAAATATTGCCGTGAGTAGCAGCACCAGTCCATCGGGCCCATCGCCGACCATGCCTACCTTAGGTAGCATCTTCTCAGTCAGAAGTACAGCACCTCGTCTCTTTCCAACCAAATTACCAAAGACCAATAAGACAACAGGTGAGTTGAGCATTGTAAAGTTGGACTCTAAATGAGCTGATTCCCTTATTAAGTCAGAATTAGTGGTTTCAGCATGTGTGGACAGATTTGAATCCCTTGCATTGGTGCATCCCTTGGTGCACAAAAAATGTTGCATTATCATCAGCATACATTGTTTCATAttaaatacagtggcataaattTCAGGGCCTAACTTTGTGAGATCTGTAAGTGAACTACATTAACACATTTGTGGGTCATGGGTCATCCTATGAGAAAAGCAACCCAGAAGTTACTTTTTTTCTCCACTGCCCACAAGTGGGTTTTTACTCTTTGAAAATATATATACAGAAGTTGGTTACTATAGCATAAGCTAGTTAGTTTTAGGTTCCAAAGTAGATCAAAATAAATACAATCACTGCTTTCCATTGCAGGCACTGGTAAAAACAAAGATTTCCTCAGGGGAACATCTAAAACAAAAGAAGCATTTTGAGCAGGAGTATTGATATAAATACATTTTTCGTGCATTTTAAATTGATGGTTTATAATAAATGGGGCAGCACAgtagtccagtggttagcactgttgtctcacagcaagaaggtcttgggttcgaaccccagcccatcccaggtcctttctgtgtggagtttgcatgttctccccatgtctgcgtgagtttcctccaggtgcaccggtttcctcccaccatcaaagacatgcatgttagggttaatactcctgtctgtgcccctaagcaaggcagtggaaagaagaactggagttggtccctgggtgctgcagctgcccactgctcctagcataggatgggttaaatgcagaaaacgaaTTCAGTTGTATATATGTAAAATGATAAAGTGTCTTCTTCTTACAATAATGCTAATAAACAGTAGTAATAACTGTAGTAGATAATAAAAATTACGGTTGTTCAAGATCAAAAAATGAGCTTGAATAATCCATGGGATTTAACACTTCACAATTGTAAAGAGGTAACAGGTTATTTTAAAAGTGCTTAAAATATAATGGATTGCATTTTAAGAAAAGCCATCCTAATTCTCATTAGTTTGAATGAGTGATGAATGAGTATTTACATTTGTGCATCATTTTTTGTTGAGAAAGAAATGTTTAATCTTTTATTCTGTTGCCATCGTTACCACAGTCGCACCAAGACCCCAAAGTGACGACAGTACTGGTAAGACACCTTTAAATGCTACCAGGTATATTGAACATAGATTCACACCAGAGTGCATGCATTTTTGGACTATGCCATAACCTTTGGCCCCATAAAAAAGTTTAAATCTGGACTGAAATGGAAACATTGATGTCCCCTAGTCTCATTTATTACTTTTATCGTCGTGCTATTTGTATTATTACTttctactgtaaaaaaaaaatacaagtatAAAGGTAAAATAGAGCcctctatttttctctttttaaagaaCTCCGCCTAGTTCAGATCTCAGCTTAtcttatgctgatgatactatcAGGAGCacacatttacatacagccaatcagaccccccccccccacctccaacgCCTGCTTGTATTTAACAAGCAAATgtgagctcatgaatattaatgaggacgagACCACTCCCTTACATTGCTTGAGAATATTGAAAACAGTTATGGATAAGGATATAAAAAAAACCACAATATTTGCCGTTtacaaaagttgttttttttttcctttttgctgAACGTTGTATGTGTTCCAAGATTTTTTGACATGAAAAGTCAAATCTGATTGCTGATTTAGGTTCATCTTTAAATGTGTACGGGAAAATATTCAAAAATAATGCAAATAGTTGTTGTCTTTAGCTTTAAATTAATGAAGTTCGTTACTACTCCCAAGGCTTTATCATCGTGATTGTGATCAGCCTGGCCGTTATTTTGCTTATAGTAGCCTGCTGCGTGACAAATCGGAAAGCAAAGGTGAGTGTTCTTTACCCCCTATACACACATGCCAATACAACCACTTGTAATCTCAAAGTtagtgcaatgtgtgtgtgtgtgtgtgtgtgtgtgtgtgtgtgtgtgtgtgtgtgtgtgtgtgtgtgtgtgtgtgtgtgtgtgtgtgagagagagagacttctaATTTTATGTTTTTCCTGCAGATGTACTCTGTTGACTTCAGCTCTAGACAGGACGATGTGCAGATCCCTCTGAGCACCGTGCGACCTGATGGGCCCAAAGCTCAGGATGGTCAGTCAAAATACATACAATTACACCAA
This genomic stretch from Lampris incognitus isolate fLamInc1 chromosome 5, fLamInc1.hap2, whole genome shotgun sequence harbors:
- the si:dkey-27h10.2 gene encoding uncharacterized protein si:dkey-27h10.2, which translates into the protein MRTFGFTPGLVMSSVMAKMDQNGFSTNPLINATTEVTPGYTLKGLVMSSVMAQEQTREGDQNRFSTKPQINATTETNQTYKFTAPMDQNQSAQSSMSTTNIAVSSSTSPSGPSPTMPTLGSIFSVRSTAPRLFPTKLPKTNKTTVAPRPQSDDSTGFIIVIVISLAVILLIVACCVTNRKAKMYSVDFSSRQDDVQIPLSTVRPDGPKAQDGVKTFDSVEIDDDEPKVTKDVENVEATVEAKEEEKEEVCAQFALAKVGEFSKLVCNTEVYHRVEMEVKLCAVVTLEP